One part of the Tenacibaculum sp. 190130A14a genome encodes these proteins:
- a CDS encoding cell division protein FtsQ/DivIB translates to MKKLITYIGFLLLLTFLAFLYGFTASRNGEKTIKNTVVEFEAGDNNFLTHSLVDKMLIQNNDFVKNQAKRIVDLHFLETKVSASPYVEKAAVYMTVDGVLKTLIKQRKPLARIVNKNSSFYVDKQGVEIPISKNFSARVPLISGVGSPDEIDEVTELINVIANDNFLEKEVIAIDKTAKNEYRFSVRSGNYKIHFGKFINVDKKIEKLKAFYNKAFIDKSINKYEVINLKYHNQVVCTKQS, encoded by the coding sequence ATGAAAAAACTCATAACATATATTGGTTTTTTATTGTTGTTGACGTTTTTGGCATTTTTATATGGGTTTACAGCCAGTAGAAATGGAGAAAAAACAATCAAAAATACTGTCGTGGAGTTTGAGGCAGGAGATAATAATTTCCTGACACACAGTTTGGTTGATAAAATGTTAATACAAAATAATGATTTTGTTAAAAACCAAGCAAAAAGAATAGTAGATTTACACTTTCTAGAAACAAAAGTTTCTGCTAGCCCATACGTAGAAAAAGCAGCTGTTTACATGACTGTTGATGGTGTGTTAAAAACACTAATCAAGCAGCGAAAGCCATTAGCTCGAATTGTTAATAAGAATAGTTCGTTTTATGTTGATAAACAGGGGGTTGAAATTCCAATTTCTAAAAATTTTTCTGCAAGGGTGCCCTTAATATCTGGTGTGGGGAGTCCAGATGAAATAGATGAAGTTACTGAGTTAATAAATGTAATCGCTAATGACAACTTTTTAGAGAAGGAAGTTATAGCAATAGATAAGACGGCTAAAAACGAATATAGATTTTCGGTTAGAAGCGGTAATTATAAAATACATTTTGGAAAGTTTATAAATGTTGACAAGAAAATAGAAAAGTTAAAAGCATTTTATAATAAAGCATTTATAGATAAGTCTATTAATAAATATGAAGTAATTAATTTAAAGTATCACAACCAAGTTGTATGCACAAAACAATCATAG
- the murC gene encoding UDP-N-acetylmuramate--L-alanine ligase, translating into MDLNQIHNIYFVGIGGIGMSAIARYFSVNGKEVAGYDKTPSLITNALQEIGIEIHFDDAVKSIPISFLDKEKTLVVYTPAIPSTHQELTYFKENNFSVVKRAEVLGIITKNTFCFGVAGTHGKTTTSSILGHIMESEKATAFLGGITENYQSNLILGEDKLSVVEADEFDRSFLQLSPNIACVTSMDADHLDIYGESEALQESFRDFAAKVSETIIVAKGLPLEGLTYAIEANADYKAFNLRVSNGMYVFDVVTPTSEVKNIEFSLPGKHNVMNALAALAMADVYGVSLEVVKNKLRSFKGVQRRFSYKIKTNEVVLIDDYAHHPTEINAVENSVREMYPNERVLAVFQPHLYSRTKDFAGDFAEALSKFDELLLLDIYPARELPIEGVTSSWLLDKVKGENKQLVSKEELCDQVRKSSAKIVTILGAGDIGVLVNDVKEVLEKKYQIFG; encoded by the coding sequence GTGGATTTAAATCAGATACATAATATTTACTTTGTTGGAATAGGTGGAATAGGAATGAGTGCTATAGCACGATATTTTTCTGTGAATGGAAAAGAAGTAGCAGGATATGATAAGACTCCATCATTGATTACAAACGCATTGCAGGAAATTGGGATTGAGATTCATTTTGATGATGCTGTAAAAAGTATTCCAATTTCGTTTTTAGATAAAGAGAAAACCTTGGTGGTTTATACTCCTGCTATCCCAAGTACTCATCAAGAATTGACATATTTTAAAGAGAACAATTTTTCTGTAGTAAAAAGAGCAGAGGTACTAGGGATAATAACTAAGAATACTTTTTGTTTTGGTGTAGCAGGAACGCATGGAAAAACAACCACCTCTTCTATTTTAGGTCATATTATGGAGTCTGAGAAAGCAACGGCTTTTTTAGGTGGGATTACCGAGAATTATCAATCTAATTTGATTTTAGGAGAAGATAAACTCTCTGTAGTTGAAGCGGATGAATTTGACCGTTCGTTTTTACAATTATCTCCCAATATTGCTTGTGTAACTTCTATGGATGCGGATCATTTGGATATTTATGGAGAAAGTGAAGCTTTGCAAGAATCATTTAGAGATTTTGCAGCCAAGGTTTCAGAAACCATAATTGTAGCAAAAGGATTACCATTAGAAGGTTTAACTTATGCAATTGAAGCCAACGCTGACTATAAAGCGTTCAACTTAAGAGTAAGTAATGGAATGTATGTGTTTGATGTAGTAACACCAACATCCGAAGTAAAAAATATAGAATTTAGTTTGCCAGGAAAGCATAATGTAATGAATGCCTTGGCCGCTTTAGCAATGGCTGATGTTTATGGGGTTTCATTAGAGGTTGTTAAAAATAAATTAAGAAGCTTTAAAGGAGTTCAAAGAAGATTTTCTTATAAAATTAAAACGAATGAAGTTGTTTTAATAGACGATTATGCACATCATCCAACAGAAATAAATGCTGTAGAAAACTCGGTAAGAGAGATGTATCCGAACGAAAGAGTATTGGCTGTTTTTCAACCACATTTATATAGCAGAACAAAAGATTTTGCTGGTGATTTTGCAGAAGCCCTTTCTAAGTTTGATGAATTGTTGTTACTAGATATTTATCCGGCGAGAGAATTACCGATAGAAGGAGTAACGTCATCTTGGTTGTTAGATAAAGTTAAAGGAGAAAATAAACAGCTCGTTTCGAAAGAAGAGCTGTGTGATCAAGTGCGAAAATCATCAGCAAAAATAGTAACGATATTAGGAGCAGGTGATATTGGTGTTTTAGTTAATGATGTAAAAGAAGTTTTAGAAAAAAAGTATCAAATTTTTGGATGA
- the murG gene encoding undecaprenyldiphospho-muramoylpentapeptide beta-N-acetylglucosaminyltransferase, giving the protein MKQSINVIISGGGTGGHIYPAIAIANEIKLRYPSVKILFVGAKDKMEMEKVPQAGYDIKGLWISGIQRKITLKNLSFPFKLLSSLWKANTIIRKFKPDVAIGTGGFASGPTLIVANKKGIPTLIQEQNSYPGITNKLLGKKAGKICVAYDNLERFFPSDKIKKTGNPVRQDLLFIHTKTEEGKTFFKLDPNRKTVLVLGGSLGARKINELIAHELGFFKEQNIQVIWQCGKLYYEEYKQHSKEDVQVHQFLNRMDLAYAAADFVVSRAGASSVSELCIVGKPTIFIPSPNVAEDHQTKNAKAIADKHGAILVKESELNTFPIVFETLLKDKGKQESLSENIKTLALPNATSDIVNEIEKLIS; this is encoded by the coding sequence ATGAAGCAATCGATCAATGTTATTATAAGTGGAGGAGGAACTGGAGGACATATCTATCCGGCTATAGCAATAGCAAATGAAATAAAACTTCGTTATCCTAGTGTAAAAATTTTGTTTGTAGGAGCGAAAGATAAAATGGAGATGGAAAAAGTACCTCAGGCGGGGTACGATATTAAAGGATTGTGGATTTCTGGGATTCAAAGGAAAATAACATTAAAGAATTTGAGTTTTCCTTTTAAGTTGTTGAGTAGTTTGTGGAAGGCAAATACGATTATAAGGAAATTTAAACCAGATGTAGCTATTGGTACAGGTGGTTTTGCAAGTGGACCAACGTTAATAGTAGCGAATAAAAAGGGAATACCAACTTTAATTCAAGAACAAAATTCATATCCAGGGATAACCAATAAATTACTAGGAAAGAAGGCGGGGAAAATATGTGTGGCGTATGATAATTTGGAGAGGTTTTTTCCTTCAGATAAGATAAAGAAAACAGGTAATCCAGTTCGTCAAGATTTATTGTTTATACATACTAAAACAGAAGAAGGGAAGACGTTTTTTAAATTAGATCCGAACAGAAAAACGGTATTAGTTTTAGGGGGGAGTTTAGGAGCTAGAAAGATAAATGAGTTAATAGCGCATGAGTTAGGGTTTTTTAAGGAGCAAAATATACAAGTTATATGGCAGTGTGGAAAGTTGTACTATGAAGAATACAAACAACATTCTAAAGAAGATGTTCAAGTACATCAATTTTTAAATAGAATGGATTTAGCCTATGCAGCAGCAGATTTTGTTGTGTCAAGAGCAGGGGCAAGTTCAGTTTCAGAATTGTGTATTGTTGGGAAACCAACCATTTTTATTCCTTCTCCAAATGTGGCAGAAGATCATCAAACTAAAAATGCAAAAGCAATAGCTGATAAGCATGGAGCAATTTTAGTAAAAGAAAGTGAATTAAATACATTTCCAATTGTGTTTGAAACACTTCTTAAAGATAAAGGAAAGCAAGAAAGTTTAAGCGAGAATATTAAAACCTTAGCATTGCCAAATGCTACGAGTGATATCGTAAACGAAATAGAAAAGTTAATTAGTTAG